The Enterobacter asburiae genome window below encodes:
- the ldtD gene encoding L,D-transpeptidase, which translates to MLLKKECGRQLSALSLCLAVMFAPLLTAQADEPEIVPTDSSATTGAQPTSLSQPLEQSPATAIMAGIKPLPEGIDAESLSQQLQSGLPSGYTPVYINQLTLLYAARDMKPMWENRDAVRAFQQQLAEVAIAGFQPQFTKWVELLTDPAVTGQARDVVLSDAMMGYLQFVAGIPVNGNRWLYSDKPYKLATPALSVINQWQLALDNGELPRFIASLAPAHPHYATLHQSLLALVGDTRPWPQMRGTATLRPGQWSSDVPALREILMRSGILEGGPKIALPGDDPQSVAVSPSAPVKEKKAVVLSNKPAAYDRELVAAVKQFQAAQGLGADGVIGQTTRDWLNVSPAQRAGVLALNIQRLRLLPGTLSTGIMVNIPAYSLVYYQDGSEKLASRVIVGRPDRKTPMMSSALNNVVVNPPWNVPPTLARKDILPKVWNDPGYLERHGYTVMRGWNSKEAIDPYMVDWSTITASNLPFRFQQAPGAHNSLGRYKFNMPSSEAIYLHDTPNHNLFQKDTRALSSGCVRVNKASELANMLLQDAGWNDTRISDALKQGDTRYVNIRHNIPVNLYYLTAFVGEDGRTQYRTDIYNYDLTARSGAQILPKAEQLIR; encoded by the coding sequence ATGTTGCTAAAGAAAGAATGTGGTCGTCAGCTGTCTGCGCTGAGTTTATGCCTGGCAGTGATGTTTGCTCCGCTGTTAACCGCCCAGGCCGACGAGCCTGAAATTGTGCCGACTGACAGCTCGGCAACGACAGGCGCTCAGCCAACGTCGTTGTCCCAGCCGCTGGAGCAGTCTCCGGCGACGGCTATCATGGCCGGTATTAAACCGCTTCCGGAAGGCATCGACGCAGAATCGCTCAGTCAGCAGCTGCAGTCGGGGCTGCCGTCAGGCTATACGCCTGTCTATATCAACCAGCTCACGCTCCTCTATGCTGCCCGCGATATGAAACCGATGTGGGAAAATCGCGATGCCGTGCGTGCCTTCCAGCAGCAGCTGGCAGAGGTTGCGATTGCAGGGTTTCAGCCGCAGTTTACAAAGTGGGTTGAGCTGTTAACCGATCCTGCCGTCACCGGGCAGGCGCGTGATGTGGTGCTTTCCGATGCCATGATGGGCTACCTGCAGTTCGTGGCGGGTATTCCGGTCAATGGCAACCGCTGGCTGTACAGCGATAAGCCTTACAAGCTGGCGACGCCGGCGCTGTCGGTGATTAACCAGTGGCAGCTCGCGCTGGACAATGGCGAACTGCCGCGCTTTATTGCCAGCCTGGCACCGGCGCATCCACACTATGCCACTCTGCACCAGTCGCTCCTCGCGCTGGTGGGGGACACGCGTCCATGGCCGCAAATGCGCGGTACCGCGACGCTGCGTCCGGGGCAGTGGAGCAGCGATGTTCCTGCCCTGCGCGAGATCCTGATGCGTTCCGGTATTCTGGAAGGCGGGCCAAAGATTGCTCTTCCGGGTGACGATCCACAAAGCGTCGCCGTCAGCCCGTCAGCTCCCGTGAAAGAGAAGAAAGCCGTTGTTCTGAGCAACAAACCCGCGGCTTACGATCGCGAGCTGGTAGCGGCCGTTAAACAGTTCCAGGCCGCTCAGGGACTGGGGGCCGATGGCGTCATTGGCCAGACGACGCGCGACTGGCTGAACGTATCGCCTGCGCAGCGGGCAGGGGTGCTGGCGCTCAATATTCAGCGTTTGCGCTTGCTGCCGGGAACGCTCTCTACCGGGATTATGGTAAACATCCCGGCGTATTCCCTGGTCTATTATCAGGATGGTAGCGAAAAACTGGCGTCGCGCGTGATTGTCGGGCGTCCGGATCGTAAAACACCGATGATGAGCAGCGCGCTGAATAACGTGGTGGTTAACCCGCCGTGGAACGTGCCGCCGACCCTGGCACGAAAAGACATTCTGCCGAAGGTCTGGAACGATCCGGGTTATCTGGAACGTCATGGCTATACGGTGATGCGTGGATGGAACAGTAAAGAGGCCATCGATCCTTATATGGTCGACTGGTCGACGATTACAGCGTCGAATCTGCCGTTCCGCTTCCAGCAGGCTCCCGGAGCGCATAACTCTTTAGGGCGCTACAAATTCAACATGCCGAGTTCAGAAGCTATTTATCTGCACGATACGCCGAACCACAACCTGTTCCAGAAAGATACGCGCGCGCTGAGTTCTGGCTGCGTGCGTGTGAACAAAGCCTCGGAGCTGGCCAATATGCTATTGCAAGATGCGGGCTGGAACGATACGCGCATCTCGGATGCCCTGAAACAGGGGGATACGCGTTACGTTAATATTCGCCACAATATTCCGGTCAATCTTTACTATCTGACGGCGTTTGTGGGCGAAGACGGGCGTACCCAGTATCGTACAGATATTTACAATTATGATCTCACCGCGCGATCCGGCGCACAAATTTTGCCAAAAGCGGAACAATTAATCAGGTAA
- a CDS encoding MBL fold metallo-hydrolase, whose protein sequence is MNYRIIPVTAFSQNCSLIWCEQTKLAALVDPGGDAEKIKQEVAASGVTLMQILLTHGHLDHVGAAAELAEHYGVPVIGPEKEDEFWLQGLPAQSRMFGLDECQPLTPDRWLNEGERVNVGNVTLQVLHCPGHTPGHIVFFDDQSRLLISGDVIFKGGVGRSDFPRGDHGQLIQSIKQKLLPLGDDVTFIPGHGPMSTLGYERLHNPFLQDEMPVW, encoded by the coding sequence ATGAACTATCGTATTATTCCGGTTACCGCGTTCTCCCAGAATTGTTCATTGATCTGGTGCGAACAGACTAAACTGGCCGCGCTTGTCGATCCCGGCGGTGACGCTGAGAAAATCAAGCAGGAAGTCGCAGCAAGCGGCGTCACGCTGATGCAGATTTTGCTCACTCATGGTCATCTTGACCATGTAGGTGCTGCCGCTGAACTGGCTGAACACTACGGTGTGCCGGTGATCGGCCCGGAAAAAGAAGATGAGTTCTGGCTGCAGGGGTTACCCGCCCAAAGCCGCATGTTTGGCCTTGATGAGTGTCAGCCCCTGACGCCCGATCGCTGGCTGAACGAAGGAGAGCGCGTTAACGTAGGGAATGTGACTTTACAGGTGTTGCATTGTCCTGGGCATACGCCAGGCCATATCGTCTTCTTTGATGACCAGTCCCGTCTGCTGATTTCCGGCGATGTGATCTTCAAAGGTGGCGTAGGACGCAGCGATTTTCCGCGCGGCGATCACGGCCAGCTGATTCAGTCGATTAAACAAAAGTTATTGCCGCTGGGTGATGACGTTACGTTTATCCCTGGACACGGTCCGATGTCGACGCTGGGCTATGAACGGCTCCATAATCCGTTCCTTCAGGATGAGATGCCTGTCTGGTAA
- a CDS encoding amino acid aminotransferase — protein sequence MFENITAAPADPILGLADLFRADDRPGKINLGIGVYKDETGKTPVLTSVKKAEQYLLENETTKNYLGIDGIPEFGRCTQELLFGKGSEIVSSKRARTAQTPGGTGALRVAADFLAKNTSVKRVWVSNPSWPNHKSVFNSAGLEVREYAYYDAANHSLDFDGLLASLSEAQAGDVVLFHGCCHNPTGIDPTLEQWQHLAKLSVEKGWLPLFDFAYQGFARGLEEDAEGLRAFAAVHQELIVASSYSKNFGLYNERVGACTLVAANEETVDRAFSQMKSVIRANYSNPPAHGASVVATILSNDALRAIWEQELNDMRQRIQRMRLLFVNTLAEKGADRDFSFIIKQNGMFSFSGLTKEQVLRLREEFGVYAVASGRVNVAGMTPDNMAPLCEAIVAVL from the coding sequence ACCCTATTCTGGGCCTGGCCGATCTGTTTCGTGCCGACGACCGCCCTGGCAAAATCAACCTGGGTATTGGTGTATATAAAGATGAAACCGGCAAAACTCCGGTACTGACCAGCGTTAAGAAAGCTGAGCAGTATCTGCTGGAAAACGAAACCACCAAAAACTACCTCGGTATTGATGGTATCCCTGAATTTGGTCGCTGCACTCAGGAACTGCTGTTCGGTAAAGGCAGCGAAATTGTGAGCAGCAAACGCGCTCGCACAGCACAAACCCCTGGCGGTACCGGCGCGCTGCGCGTTGCGGCGGATTTCCTGGCGAAAAACACCTCTGTTAAGCGCGTATGGGTAAGCAACCCAAGCTGGCCGAACCACAAGAGCGTGTTTAACTCTGCGGGTCTGGAAGTGCGTGAATACGCCTACTACGACGCAGCAAACCACTCTCTCGACTTTGACGGCCTGCTGGCGAGCCTGAGCGAAGCGCAGGCAGGTGACGTGGTGCTGTTCCACGGCTGCTGCCACAACCCAACCGGTATCGATCCGACGCTTGAGCAGTGGCAACACCTGGCGAAGCTGTCCGTTGAAAAAGGCTGGCTGCCGCTGTTTGACTTTGCCTACCAGGGCTTCGCCCGTGGTCTGGAAGAAGATGCCGAAGGCCTGCGCGCGTTCGCAGCCGTGCATCAGGAGCTGATTGTCGCAAGTTCTTATTCCAAGAACTTCGGTCTGTACAATGAGCGCGTAGGCGCCTGTACGCTGGTTGCAGCTAACGAAGAGACCGTCGATCGCGCGTTCAGCCAGATGAAATCGGTTATCCGCGCTAACTACTCTAACCCACCGGCACACGGTGCGTCTGTTGTTGCCACTATCCTGAGCAACGATGCGCTGCGCGCTATCTGGGAACAAGAGCTGAACGATATGCGTCAGCGTATTCAGCGCATGCGCCTGCTGTTTGTGAACACCCTGGCTGAGAAAGGCGCGGACCGCGACTTCAGCTTTATCATCAAACAGAACGGCATGTTCTCATTCAGCGGCCTGACCAAAGAGCAGGTTCTGCGTCTGCGTGAAGAGTTTGGCGTGTACGCAGTGGCCTCTGGCCGCGTGAACGTTGCTGGCATGACGCCTGACAACATGGCGCCACTGTGCGAAGCGATTGTCGCCGTACTGTAA
- a CDS encoding YcbK family protein, with protein sequence MDKFDANRRKLLALGGVALGAAAILPTPAFATLSTPRPRVLTLNNLHTGESLKAEFFDGRGYIQDELARLNHFFRDFRANKIKAIDPGLFDQIFRLQGLLGTSKPVQLISGYRSIDTNNELRAHSRGVAKKSYHTKGQAMDFHIEGVSLANIRKAALSMRAGGVGYYPSSNFVHIDTGPVRHW encoded by the coding sequence ATGGACAAATTTGACGCTAATCGCCGCAAACTGCTGGCGTTAGGTGGTGTTGCGCTTGGCGCAGCGGCCATCTTGCCGACGCCAGCATTTGCCACCCTCTCGACACCTCGTCCGCGAGTTTTAACGCTCAACAATCTTCATACCGGTGAGTCGCTAAAAGCGGAGTTTTTTGATGGCAGAGGCTATATTCAGGATGAATTAGCAAGACTTAACCATTTTTTCCGTGATTTCCGCGCGAATAAAATAAAAGCCATCGATCCAGGACTGTTTGATCAGATTTTCCGCCTTCAGGGCCTGCTGGGCACCAGCAAGCCGGTTCAGCTCATTTCTGGCTATCGCTCAATTGATACCAATAATGAACTGCGCGCCCACAGTCGTGGGGTAGCGAAAAAAAGCTATCACACGAAGGGCCAGGCAATGGATTTCCATATTGAAGGCGTTTCGTTAGCCAATATTCGCAAAGCCGCGTTATCTATGCGCGCAGGTGGTGTAGGATATTACCCCAGCAGCAACTTTGTGCATATTGATACCGGTCCGGTTCGGCACTGGTAA